In a single window of the Photobacterium profundum SS9 genome:
- a CDS encoding RecX family transcriptional regulator: protein MFSEYKSTKKAGPKPAQKVEQVYEYAVWWLNQRGYSVSKLKEKLTRKTDNPEWIASVIEKLLDQGYLSDQRFAETFVQSRCRLYGPKVLTQKLKLQGVGTTDIEHALCTINDSDTDELISRVIAKYSGKKSIRDITMRLKSEGIDDTRIQSVLSSNIDTEHESQLATRIINKHAKKMGRSGLLQKLRSEGISQDTIDELFSEESKDDVIEDDQHKALEQLNKKYKTSLTDFAEKKKATAFLVRKGFSFSEANYAIEHHLEDL, encoded by the coding sequence ATGTTTTCAGAATACAAATCTACGAAAAAAGCAGGACCAAAGCCCGCTCAAAAAGTTGAACAAGTATATGAATATGCGGTTTGGTGGTTAAACCAGCGTGGTTATTCGGTATCAAAACTAAAAGAAAAACTCACCCGAAAGACAGATAATCCTGAATGGATCGCTAGTGTTATAGAAAAATTATTAGACCAAGGTTATTTATCAGACCAAAGATTTGCAGAGACATTTGTGCAGTCACGCTGTCGACTTTACGGCCCTAAAGTCTTAACTCAAAAACTAAAATTACAGGGTGTGGGTACTACAGATATAGAACATGCACTCTGTACTATTAATGACTCAGATACTGATGAGTTAATTTCTCGGGTTATTGCTAAGTATTCGGGTAAAAAAAGTATTCGAGACATTACCATGCGACTCAAAAGCGAAGGAATCGATGATACCCGTATTCAATCTGTATTAAGTTCAAACATCGACACTGAGCATGAATCTCAGCTAGCAACGCGTATCATTAATAAACACGCAAAAAAAATGGGACGCAGCGGGTTGTTGCAAAAGCTTCGAAGTGAAGGGATAAGCCAAGACACCATTGACGAACTCTTCAGCGAAGAATCAAAAGATGACGTTATAGAAGATGATCAACACAAAGCATTAGAACAATTAAATAAGAAATATAAAACGAGTCTGACCGATTTTGCAGAGAAAAAGAAGGCAACAGCCTTTCTTGTCCGTAAAGGTTTTAGCTTTTCTGAAGCCAACTATGCAATCGAACATCATTTAGAAGACCTTTAA
- a CDS encoding helix-turn-helix domain-containing protein has protein sequence MKCHLSRIMGEKRLKISDVARDTGVNRGTVTRLYNETATRVELEVIDKLCEYLNVEVGELFERNIES, from the coding sequence TTGAAGTGCCATTTGTCTAGAATTATGGGTGAAAAAAGACTTAAAATTTCAGATGTAGCTAGAGATACAGGGGTAAATAGAGGGACGGTAACTAGGCTTTATAATGAAACGGCCACTCGAGTTGAATTAGAGGTCATAGATAAATTATGTGAGTACCTAAACGTCGAGGTCGGGGAGTTGTTCGAACGAAACATCGAAAGTTGA
- a CDS encoding TRAP transporter substrate-binding protein, whose protein sequence is MRQPPCQMVQNGTIAFTKVGASLLEQFSDSYKILSLPYLYRDLDQYYNVLNGPIGAEILESSRDKGFIGLAFLDAGSRSFYTNKLIKTPNDLKGMKIRVQNSPLSIDIVKALGATPVPLPYGELYSALQQGVVDGAENNIPSYLSSRHFEVKKVYSYDRHTMVPDVLVVSTSVWDSFSEEDKQKLRKIAAKTVGYHKKNWNEYVTKAKVKLVDQGVVFVDSDVHAFQAAVAPVYDKFKAEYPNFVAMLTDIQNTK, encoded by the coding sequence ATGAGACAACCTCCTTGCCAGATGGTTCAAAATGGCACAATCGCATTTACAAAAGTAGGGGCTTCATTATTAGAACAGTTCTCTGATTCTTATAAAATTCTCTCTTTACCATACCTATATCGTGATTTGGACCAGTATTACAATGTGCTAAATGGACCTATTGGTGCTGAAATATTGGAGTCTTCTCGTGACAAAGGTTTTATTGGTTTAGCTTTTTTAGATGCAGGTTCCCGTAGTTTTTATACTAATAAATTAATTAAAACCCCAAATGATCTAAAAGGGATGAAGATTAGAGTTCAAAATTCACCTCTGTCTATTGATATTGTTAAAGCACTAGGAGCAACGCCTGTTCCTTTGCCTTATGGTGAATTGTACTCAGCGTTACAACAAGGTGTGGTAGATGGTGCTGAAAATAACATCCCATCATATTTATCTTCACGTCACTTTGAAGTGAAAAAAGTATACTCATATGATAGACATACCATGGTTCCAGATGTACTCGTTGTATCAACAAGTGTATGGGATAGTTTTTCAGAAGAAGACAAGCAAAAGCTACGTAAAATAGCTGCAAAAACAGTAGGATATCATAAGAAGAACTGGAACGAATATGTGACTAAGGCCAAGGTTAAATTGGTAGATCAAGGTGTAGTTTTTGTTGATAGTGATGTTCATGCATTCCAGGCAGCAGTTGCACCAGTGTATGACAAGTTCAAGGCAGAATATCCTAATTTTGTTGCGATGCTAACTGATATTCAAAATACTAAATAA
- a CDS encoding UxaA family hydrolase translates to MKAWIKVNKKDNVIVALKRLHSNTNIVISGRKISLKQEVEKGHKIAVSDIKQGQMLIKYGEYFGHATKNIDAGEWVHSHNVKTNLHNKNNYQYTPVSAAVLNRSLDRNVQIYRRANGDVGVRNELWIIPTVGCVNGIAQMIVKAFMAQYDTSIIDGVHIFTHQFGCSQLGDDHIKTKQLLQNMVTHPNAGGVLVLGLGCENNQITPFKQGLKGIDESRIQFMVAQHHNDEIQAGVDHLASILESMSGDKRVEGKLSELRFGLECGGSDGLSGITANPLLGAFSDTVIANEGTTVLTEVPEMFGAESLLMNRAKNKEVFSKIVDMINVFKDYYLQHNLPIYENPSPGNKAGGISTLEDKSLGCTQKAGTSQIIDILEYTQKISKSGLNLLSAPGNDAIATSALAASGCQLVLFSTGRGTPYGGFVPTVKIATNTDLAKRKPHWIDFNAGVLISEDIDMGSLLNLFLDKVATIASGELTKNEVNDIRELAIWKNGVTL, encoded by the coding sequence ATGAAAGCATGGATTAAGGTAAACAAGAAAGACAATGTTATTGTTGCATTGAAACGTCTGCATAGTAACACCAACATAGTAATATCAGGACGTAAAATATCGTTAAAACAAGAGGTTGAAAAAGGGCACAAGATTGCTGTATCCGATATTAAGCAAGGACAAATGCTCATCAAATATGGTGAGTATTTTGGCCATGCAACAAAAAATATTGATGCAGGAGAATGGGTTCATAGCCACAACGTCAAAACTAACTTACATAATAAAAACAATTATCAGTACACCCCCGTCTCCGCTGCCGTATTGAACCGTTCTTTAGATAGAAACGTTCAAATTTATAGACGCGCCAATGGTGATGTAGGGGTTAGAAATGAGCTTTGGATCATACCGACAGTAGGATGTGTAAACGGTATCGCTCAGATGATAGTTAAAGCCTTTATGGCGCAATATGATACTTCGATTATTGACGGAGTACACATATTTACACATCAATTTGGCTGTTCTCAATTGGGGGATGATCATATAAAAACCAAGCAACTGCTTCAGAATATGGTCACACATCCCAATGCTGGTGGCGTGTTGGTCCTCGGATTGGGCTGTGAAAACAATCAGATAACACCTTTTAAACAAGGGCTTAAAGGTATAGACGAATCTAGGATTCAATTCATGGTGGCCCAACATCATAACGATGAAATTCAGGCAGGGGTCGACCATCTAGCCTCTATATTGGAAAGTATGAGCGGCGATAAAAGAGTAGAAGGTAAACTATCGGAACTCCGCTTCGGACTAGAATGCGGAGGAAGTGATGGTTTATCTGGAATTACTGCTAATCCACTTCTAGGCGCCTTTTCTGATACCGTTATTGCCAATGAAGGCACCACCGTACTGACAGAAGTTCCCGAAATGTTTGGCGCAGAATCATTACTGATGAATCGCGCTAAAAATAAAGAAGTTTTCAGCAAAATCGTAGACATGATTAACGTCTTTAAAGATTACTATCTTCAGCACAATCTTCCCATTTATGAAAATCCATCACCGGGAAATAAAGCAGGTGGGATTTCGACACTCGAGGATAAATCTCTCGGTTGTACTCAAAAGGCAGGAACCAGTCAGATCATTGATATTCTTGAATATACACAAAAAATATCCAAATCGGGCCTTAACTTATTAAGTGCACCAGGTAATGATGCGATAGCAACCAGTGCATTAGCCGCATCTGGCTGCCAGCTAGTATTATTTTCTACTGGTAGAGGAACACCCTACGGCGGTTTTGTACCCACAGTAAAAATTGCAACAAATACTGATTTGGCAAAGCGAAAGCCACATTGGATCGACTTCAATGCTGGTGTGTTAATTAGCGAAGATATTGACATGGGAAGTTTGTTAAACCTATTTTTAGACAAAGTAGCTACCATCGCCAGTGGAGAGCTCACCAAGAACGAAGTAAATGATATACGCGAGCTAGCAATTTGGAAGAACGGTGTCACTTTATAG
- a CDS encoding TRAP transporter small permease, which translates to MNISTLTQMVNRVLVSILILFMGLMVLTVIWQVFTRFIINDPSVFTDELSRYLLIWIGILGGAYTFSVKRHLALELLASRLSYKRKQLQSIFINILIIVFTYISLVYGGSQYALTTIAHQQVSPGLSIGEYKLLIGYVYMVIPISGVLIIFYGLLDILESFKNINSNMSGEE; encoded by the coding sequence ATGAATATTTCAACCTTAACTCAAATGGTAAATAGGGTATTAGTTTCTATATTGATTTTATTTATGGGGCTTATGGTCCTCACTGTTATTTGGCAGGTTTTTACCCGATTCATTATTAATGATCCATCTGTATTTACTGATGAACTTTCAAGGTATCTATTGATTTGGATTGGTATTTTAGGTGGTGCCTATACCTTTTCGGTTAAACGGCATCTGGCTTTGGAGTTGTTAGCCTCAAGGTTGAGCTATAAACGAAAGCAACTTCAGAGCATTTTTATAAATATTCTTATTATTGTTTTTACTTATATTTCTTTGGTATATGGCGGAAGCCAGTATGCACTGACTACAATTGCACATCAGCAAGTTTCTCCCGGGTTATCAATAGGAGAGTATAAATTGCTTATTGGTTATGTATACATGGTTATACCAATATCAGGTGTTCTCATTATCTTCTACGGGTTGTTAGATATTTTGGAATCATTTAAAAATATTAATTCTAATATGAGTGGAGAAGAATAA
- a CDS encoding tagaturonate reductase translates to MKTLNRKQFDLPKYTTRALQFGEGNFLRGFLDWQIEKLNRTTNLDMGIAVVRPIDSDFPALLNAQDCLYTNIIRGLDENNQPVEETTIISSINTEIPLYQDYDAFLALAEDANIKFIFSNTTEAGIEFNAKDSFSDSPPSTFPAKLTQWLARRYLVLENNNLEGLYIIPCELIDYNGEKLKQVILQYIDLWRLDESFRVWVEQKITFCSTLVDRIVTGHPREELPSLEEKVGYHDQFMVTAEYFYLFVIQGPKDLIKDLKLEGQNLNIKIVEDIKPYKERKVAILNGAHTAMVPVAYMSGLNTVGEAMNCRLISQFVENLIDEEIIPVLSLPKDELSQFAHDVIKRFKNPYIKHQLTSISLNSMAKWKTRILPQLIANTEITGSAPKLMSLAFAAQILFYRGIRNDQAIPLNDQENWLLFFKQSWSDVDNGKLSLNELVEKICANENHWEFNLNALPLFTEQVTGFLQEMLHEGVASVLSKELGA, encoded by the coding sequence ATGAAAACGCTTAATCGTAAGCAGTTTGATCTGCCAAAATATACAACCCGAGCACTACAATTCGGAGAAGGTAACTTCTTAAGAGGTTTTCTTGATTGGCAAATTGAAAAACTAAACCGTACGACTAATCTTGACATGGGGATCGCTGTTGTTCGTCCAATTGATAGCGACTTTCCTGCATTGCTTAATGCACAAGACTGTTTATATACCAATATTATTCGTGGTCTTGATGAGAACAATCAGCCCGTTGAAGAGACGACCATTATCTCATCTATTAATACCGAAATCCCGTTGTATCAAGACTATGACGCTTTTCTAGCGTTAGCGGAAGATGCCAATATTAAGTTTATTTTTTCCAACACAACCGAAGCTGGCATTGAATTCAATGCCAAAGATAGTTTTTCTGATAGTCCACCAAGTACTTTTCCTGCCAAGTTGACCCAATGGTTAGCGCGACGCTATTTAGTACTTGAGAACAACAATTTAGAAGGACTTTATATCATTCCTTGTGAACTGATTGATTATAATGGCGAAAAACTAAAACAGGTGATTCTTCAATATATCGATTTATGGAGGTTAGATGAATCTTTCCGAGTATGGGTGGAACAGAAAATAACATTCTGTTCAACATTGGTGGATCGTATTGTTACTGGACACCCAAGAGAAGAATTACCCTCCCTGGAAGAAAAAGTCGGCTATCACGACCAATTTATGGTAACAGCAGAATATTTTTATCTTTTTGTAATACAAGGGCCCAAAGATCTCATTAAAGATCTTAAGCTGGAAGGTCAAAACCTAAATATTAAAATCGTTGAAGACATCAAGCCCTATAAAGAGCGCAAAGTCGCCATCTTAAACGGCGCACATACCGCAATGGTTCCTGTTGCATATATGAGTGGTCTAAATACCGTTGGCGAAGCTATGAATTGTCGATTAATTTCTCAGTTCGTTGAAAACCTTATTGATGAAGAGATCATTCCAGTTCTATCTTTACCAAAAGACGAGCTAAGTCAATTTGCCCACGATGTAATAAAAAGGTTTAAAAATCCTTATATTAAACACCAGTTAACATCCATCTCACTAAACAGCATGGCAAAGTGGAAAACTCGTATTCTTCCTCAGTTAATTGCTAATACTGAAATCACTGGCTCAGCTCCAAAGCTTATGTCACTTGCCTTTGCAGCTCAAATCCTTTTTTATCGAGGAATTAGAAATGACCAGGCTATCCCCCTCAATGATCAAGAAAATTGGCTTCTCTTTTTCAAACAGAGCTGGAGTGACGTTGATAACGGTAAGCTATCTCTAAACGAATTGGTTGAAAAAATTTGTGCGAACGAAAACCATTGGGAATTTAACTTAAATGCACTCCCACTCTTCACTGAACAAGTAACAGGCTTTCTTCAGGAAATGTTACATGAAGGCGTAGCGAGTGTACTAAGTAAGGAACTCGGTGCCTGA